CTTGATGCGGAACCCGGCCTGCGCATCCCGAACATGTTCGACGCGGCGCTCGACGGAAGCTTCCGTGGGCTTTACATCCAGGGCGAGGATATCGCGCAGTCCGACCCGAATACGCATCATGTGACCGCCGCGTTGAGCGCTATGGATTGCGTGATCGTGCACGACATCTTCTTCAATGAGACGGCGAAGTACGCGCACGCTTTTCTCCCCGGCTCCTCGTTCCTTGAAAAGGATGGCACCTTTACCAACTCGGAACGGCGTATCTCGCGCGTGCGCAAGGTGATGCCGCCGCTGGCGGGCAAGGCCGACTGGGAAGTCACCTGTGAACTCTCGACCGCGTTCGGCTATCCGATGCACTACGCGCATCCGTCGGAGATCATGGACGAGATTGCGCGCCTGACCCCGACCTTTGCTGGGGTCAATTACGAGAAGCTCGATCGGCTGGGCTCGGTGCAATGGCCATGCAACGATAAGGCACCCGCGGGCACGCCGGTGATGCACGTCGGCACGTTCGCGCGCGGCAAGGGCCGCTTCGTGATCACCGAGTACATCCCGACTGACGAGCGAACCGGCCCGCGCTTTCCGCTGGTTCTTACCACCGGGCGCATTCTCTCGCAGTACAACGTCGGCACGCAGACCAGGCGCACTCCCAACGTCGTGTGGCATCATGAAGATCTGCTGGAAATTCATCCGCACGATGCAGAGCAGCGCGGGGTGAAGGACGGGGCGTGGGTCAAGGTCAGTAGCCGCGTTGGCGAAACCACGATGCGCGCGCACGTGACCGAGCGTGTGCCGCCCGGCGTGGTCTATACGACGTTCCATCATCAGTCATCCGGCACCAATATCGTGACGACCGAGAACTCGGACTGGGCAACCAACTGTCCCGAGTACAAGGTGACCGCGGTGCAGGTGATGCCGGCCGGCGAAGCGAGCGGGCCGATTGCGGCCGGGCAGGGCGCGCCAGCCCATCCGGCGGCCGGCCGCTAAGCTTCAGTAGCGGCAAATTCGGAGCAGCCTCGCGCGATGGACATTCATCACCTGGTGACGATGGCGAACCAGATCGCCGAATTTTTTCGCAGCTCGAATCCCGATCGCGCGGAAGCGGTTGCTGCCACCGTACAGCATCTGCGGAGCTTCTGGGATCCGCGGATGCGCCGCGAGATCATCGCGCGCGTTAACGATGGAGCGGATGTATCGGAACTCAACGAGATCGCGCGCGACGCTATCCGTCGGCTCGCACAAGACAGTGCCGCGAAGACGGTTGCGTGAATACGTGCGGCAGCTATCACGATGCGCGAACATGAACGTGAAAATCCGCTAGCGCGGGGCATCGCGGACGCCGACAGCATCCGCCGGCATCCGGCGCGCGAGTTCAGCCGCGGCCGGTTTGTGGAAGCTGACGAGCGGCTCGCAGTCGAGGAGCCGCTGGAAATCCGGCTCGGCGGGCGGGCGCTTCACGCTCACGATGCGCACGCCGGGTCATGATGAGGAATTGGTCGCGGGCTTTCGGCTGGCGGAAGGCTTTATCGAATCGCGCGACGACCTCGATGAGATTCGGCGCGTGCGCGGGGGCGTTCTGAAACCGCCGCTGCATCTGGCGTACTAACCAAAGCGCCGCCCTGGCACGGATGGATAACGGCGGACACCTTTCTGCTTTCGCTGGCGTCGGCAACCTTCGCACTGGCCGCACTGTTCGTGCTGCTCCGACCCGGGGAAATGAATGCGATCGTACGGACACGCGTTTTACGCGGTTTTTCCGTTGATGCTCGCCGGTCTGGTGTGCCTGATCGTAGACCTCGGAGACCCCGCGCGGTTTCATCACATGCTTCGAGTTTTCAAACTGAGCTCTCCGATGTCGGTCGGCGTGTCGACGATCGGCGCTTTTGTTTTCATCGCGTTCCTCGCCTTGGTAGCCTCGGTTCTCAATCTGCCCACAGCCGTGATGCAGATCATTGCGATCGCCGGTCTCATTCCGGCGCTCATCGTCGCCGCCTACAAAGGCGTCTTGTTGAGCACCACTGCGCAGCCGGGTTGGCGTACCATGCGCTGGCTCGGGGCCGCTTTCGCGCTATCGGGCATATCGATGGGAGCTGCGATCTTGCTTGCGATCGCCTCAAATGCCAGCGACTTGGGCGCCACTCGTATCTTGCGTTTCATCCTGATGTGGCTCTTGGTGCTCAACGCCCTTGCGGTCCGGCGCATCCTGGGTCGCGTCGATATGGCAGGCCATCTAAGCGACCTCGGAAGTCACAGCACGGCGTCGCGGGTAGGTTTGCACTACACCGGTTTCATTGTGGTCGGCCTTGGACTGCCCATAGTTCTCTGCGCGCTTTCCAAAGGCGCATCAGCCGTCGACGCGGCAATCGTCCTTATCGTCCTGGCCGGCGCCTTGCTCTCCCGACACTACCTGGTGATGCTGCCGCACCGCGCGACCCCGGATCCTACTTGAAGCAACTCTTTAAATAGCCCGGCGCTGGAAGGTGGTCCCTTGAGGCGTCAACTTCAACCTCGTCATCCGGAGCAGCGGGTGCGCTTTTTGGGTCGAGATTTTGGCGCTTGACGGGCGCGCTCTGGGAATTCAAGTCCCGCGCCTTCGGGGAACAACAAAATGCTCCAGCAGTGAACGCCCTCGTCCAAACTTAAAGGATTGCTTAAGGGCCTCGGTCACGTAGCGCTTGGCCGCGCTCACCGCCCCTTCCAGCTCAACCCCGCGCGCCAGGTATGCGGCAATCGCCGCCGAAAATGCGCATCCAGTCCCATGCGCCGCGGTTCCAGCGATTCTCCGCGCGCGTAGCCAACGCAGGTGGTGGCCATCGAACAACAGGTCTGATGACTCGCTACCCGCGCGGTGCCCACCTTTGATAACCACCACCCGCGCGCCCATCCGGACTAAGCGCTCCGCCGCAGCACGCATCTGCTCATCGTTGGTAATGCGGATTCCGGTCAATGCTTGCGCTTCGGCAATATTAGGCGTGACTACTTTCGCGAGCGGGATCAGATACTTCACCAGCGCCGCCTCACCGGCACGATCGAGCAGCCTGACCCCGGCACTCGACACGATGACCGGATCGACAACCGGCGCCTCAAGGCGCAGATTCTCGATCACTCGCACGACACAGCGCACCGCCGCGCCGTCGCCCAGCGCTCCGATCTTGATCTCATTCGGACGACGTTCTTGCGCAAGCAACTCCACCTGGCGCGCTATCATTCGAGGCGAGACCCGCTCGATATCTCGCACCGTCGAACTGTTCTGCGCGATAACCTGGGTGATGGCCGAATATCCATAGACCCCGAGCGCAGCAAAGGTCTTCAAGTCGGCCTGAATTCCCGCGCCCCCACCCGGGTCGCTCCCCGCGATAGTAAGAACGATGCTCTTGGCTTGACGGTTAACCATAACTGCGTCTGCGTGACCCGCCGCTAGCAGAACCTAGTCGACCAGAAAAGCGTTCGAAAGCGCGCATTTTCGCAAGCTCGCATTGCGCGATCCGCGGGTCGCGAGGTATTGATCCGAAACGGCGGCGTGTCGCCGGGACCCGCGTTTTATGCCGAGCCGGGATCAATCAGAATTTCTCAATCTGCCTTTCCAGGCAAAGCTGGAATTCCTGTACGGTCTTCCGGCCCGGCAGAAGCGCGACCTGATCCTCTCAGCTCCCGAAGCCGAGCGACTGGTCCAATCCTTCTCGCCCGAGACTTTGTTCTACACGCTCAAGGAAATCGGCTCCGCCGACGCGAGCGATTTGCTGAGCCTCGCTCTCCCCGAGCAGGTGAAGTCCCTGTTCGATCTGGACTGCTGGAACAAGGACCGTCCCAACTTCCGCCGAATGCGTGAATGGATCGAGTCTCTCGCGGAAGCCGGACGCAAGCGGATGGCCGACGCCCTGATGGAACTAGACATGGAGATCGTCGCGCTGCTCCTGCGCGGCTACATCAAGGTGCATCGCCTCGAAGACCCCTCGCTGTCAGCGGACCCTCCCTCGAATCGTTACGTGCAGTTCGACGAGCACTACCTGATCGAGTTTATTCGCAACGATGACATCACGTCCGCGATCGGCGATTTCCTCGAAGAAGCGTTTGAACGCGAATACAAGTACTTTGCCGGCCTGCTGGAGGAGGTCTATTGGGGAGTGGAAGCGGAACTCGAGGAACAGGCCTACCAGTTCCGCCGCGCGCGGCTCAGCGACCGTGGATTCCCCGACTACTTCGAAGCGCAGGATGTATTCGCCTACCTGAATCCCCGCGACTTCATGGCGATTCGCGATCGCCACGAAAAGCCGAGCCGCGCTGATCTGCTCGGCGACGAAGTGGTCATTCCTCCCGATGCTGCTCCCGCGATCGCCGACGGCGACAATTCGCTGCTCAACGCCGCCCTGACGGCGGGCTTTGCGGCGGAAGGTAAGCGACAGCTCCGCAGCGAGATGGCAATGGTTTCAAACCAGGTGCTGGTGGCACGGGCGGTCGATTTCGGTGACCTGGACGCGGTCCATGAAGCAATCGCAACTACCCATCATTACCTGAATCTCGGCCTGGAAAATCTTGCGGGTGGCGATCTGCCCAATGCGATCGAGCATCTTCGCGACACCCACCTAAAGCATCTGTTCCGCCTCGGTGTGAGTCTCACGATCGATCTGCGCAAGCGCACCGAACACACCCTCGGGCTGCTCGGGCTCAAGCCGCAAAGCGTGCGGCAGATTTTCCATTTGGACTCGCCCTATCGCGAGGCGATTGCAGGCTTTCTGGCACGGTTTCCGCGGTTTTATTCAGCGCTCGATGGGACCGGCGGAGTGGCCATGCGCGATTTCCGCAGCATGCGCGATCTGCACCTGAGCTACGCAATTCTCGACCAGGTTGACGCGATGCCGACCTTGTTCGGCACCTTACTCGACATCGATATAGCTTCCGCTGCTTTCCGCGCAGAGGTCGCCGCCCGTGAAGTTCGCCTCAGCCAGATCCTACTGACGGCCTTGGCCCGCCACGCGCTCGATGGCCGCCTGGTGCCGGAACCGATCGAATCATCGCGGCTCTCCGCGCTGCGCGGCGCAATCATTTTACGCAACGGTAAGCCGGGAAGACTCAGCGAGTCGTTCCGTGCGTCGGTTCAGCAAACCATACGCGACCACCTGGATGATGCTACTCGCCTGGCCAGCGCGGATTTCGTGAACTCTTGTCTGAACGTGCTCGAGGAAGACTTCGCCGAACTCGGCAAGGAAATTGACCCGCGGTTCCTGCGGTCGGTTCTGATTCGCCGCGCGTGACTTTTCGCCGCCCCGTTGACCCCACCACCTGGCATTTTTTCAGTGTTTCTCAGGGAGGCCGCGTAACCGAACTTGTTTTGCAACGCGACCTAAAACACAATTCAGGTCCTACGCGGAAGTGTGAAGCACGAGCATGAAGCGCACCGGCCACCGGGACGCCGCCTCGAGCCACCCGTGCATTGAGGCTGGTTATCGATGACGTCGCCGACTCCCGAGACCGCCCACTCATCACCCACCGAGCGCCTGCGGCGCAGGCATGTCTGGCATAGTTTCAATTTTTGGCTGGTAGCATTCACCGCCGTCTACTCGCTGATCTCACTGGGCGCCTTGCGTGTCGCCATCCTGTCCTCCCGCATGGCCCGGCAAAGCGCCGACGCCAGCATCGCTACGGTTCGCGCATGGCTTGATATCCATACGCTCAAGTTCGTTCATTCGCTTCCCAACGCCCCCCAGCCCGGGGCTCCGGAATTCTCGCTAACCGTGGAAAATCTGGGCAGAACCCCAGCCAAACAGCTGGCGGTTACGGTTGAGTTTGTCTTTGACGATCAATCGGCCGACAAACAGTTCACCCGTTGTCCCGAGACCAATCTCATCCGTAATCCCTTCATGGTAGCAGGTCCCCCCGGCGAGCCGTTCACTTTCCCGCTCGGCGCCAACTTGGCGGCCAAGTTGGCACAGCTGAACGGAGCCGCGGACAGCGGTCTCAGCCTCTACGCGCACGGTTGCGTCCGCTATCACGACGTGATGACCAATCTGCAGCGATTGACCGAATTCTGCGTGCGCTATTACGGCGGCGACAACTACGAGATGTGCGACAATTCCAACCTGATGGACTGATTAGCGAGCAAACGAGACGTTGTGCTCGGCGCCGTCGTGGCTGACCCTGAGCACCACCGTTTTTCCCGGTTCGGTGTTCGCCTCTTTTGCGAACTCCGCCGGGCTGCCGACCGCGCGCAGCCCCACTTGGGTAATGACGTCGCCGCGCTCTATCGCGTTCTTCGCCGCGCTCGCATCTAGATCCGCTATCAGCACGCCCCGGGAAGCGTGAAAATATTGCGCCAGTGCCGGGGTAAGTTCTTCAACCGTGATTCCCATCGCGGTTACCGTGCGCGGCGCCGAGCGGGCACCGATTGCGGGCGCCGGCTCATTCTCGAACAACTTGGAAGCGACGAAAATGGGCGCGCCGAGATTCGCGGCGAGCGCGATCGCATCGCTGGGACGGCTGTCGATCTTGGTTTTTCCACCATTCATATAAATCGTCGCGTAGTAGACCTCATCGCGCAGGTCCGAGATCGAGACGCAATCGACCCGCTCGCCATTCGCCTGGATGATTGCCTTCATCAGATCGTGGGTAAACGGGCGCTCGAGTTGTACACCCTGCAGGGCTCGTGCAATCGCGTCGGCCTCAGGGTCACCGATCAAAATAGGCAGTTGATGCTCATGGTCGAGGCTGCTGAGCACTACGAAATGTACCTGGGTGGAATCGTCGATGTGTACCGACTCCACTTTCACCTCGATTTCGCCAGGTCCCACTTCGGCGGCCGGGTCGGGCGGCGACGCGCTGTGGCGGGCACACGAGCACGCGGTGCAGACTGCGGCCAGCATCAGCAAACAGAGGCGCCGTGCACTCGCGCGCTCCATGTCCCGAATCTACGCGCGCACGGGAGGTAAGCCAAACGGAACCGCCGGCTTGAACAGCTTTGGAGAAAGCGGCGCGACTTTCAGCTGCGCGTCAGGTCTCGTTTGCTTTTGAAACCGCGTGCGACGACGTACAACTCCGATGAGCCCGGCCGGGTCGCGGCCGGGCGGGTCACCTCGACGTGCTCAAAGTCGCGCTCGAAGTCCTCAAGAATCTGTTTGAAATCACCGCCCATGAAAACCTTGGCGACCAACGCGCCGCCGGGTTTCAACGCTCGCCTTGCAAAATTGCGGGCCGCCGCCAACAAGCGTTCCGACTGTGCTTGGTCACGCACGGTGATTCCGCTCAGTTTTGGTGCAAGGTCGCTGGTAACCAGGTCAGCCGGACCACCGAGCACGGCGATCGCGCGCTCGAGCGTCTCGACATCGGTGATGTCGCCCACGATAGTTACCGCCGGCGGTGGCGGGTTTGCGCATCGGGTAAGGTCAACGCCGACTACCCGGCCCGCGGGGCCCACCGCGCCGGCGAGTATCACCAGCCATCCGCCTGGCGCGCATCCGAGGTCGACGATTCGCGCGTCGCGCCGCACCAATCTTGAGCGGGTAATTATTTCTTCGATTTTGAACGCAGCGCGCGAGACCAACCCCTGCGCGCGCGCCTTGCGATAATATTTGTCGTGCGGCTGATAGGTCGCCATTGTGGATTACCTGCCGAGAGCTGTGACCCGCGGCTCTAGGCCAGCAATCTCCCGACCGCTATCGTTAAGCACTCGGCGTTGCGTATGAGTTCCGTAATGTCATCTACCCGACTCGACAATTTGAACCCCGAGCAGCGTGCGGCGGTCCTCGCGCCAGACGGTCCGATACTCATCCTGGCCGGCGCTGGTTCAGGTAAGACTCGCGTTCTGACCTATCGTATCGCTCACCTTCTTGGAGAACGCAACGCGGATCCCCGACGCGTGCTGGCGGTTACCTTCACGAATAAGGCCGCCGCTGAAATGCGCGATCGCATTGGTACCTTGCTCGGCCCCGCGGCGCGGCCGCCGTGGGTCAGCACCTTCCATTCGATGTGCGCTCGAATCTTGCGCCAGGAGTGCGAGGCGTTGGGCTTCGAACGCAACTTCTCGATTTTGGATGAAGGCGATTCGATCACGGTGCTCCGTGGCGTAATCGAAGAGGCGGCGCTCACCGATACTCCGCCGCTCGAACTGGTGCGCGCGCGCATCGAGCAGGCCAAGAACGAAGCAATTTCGCCGGCCGCGCTGGCAACCTCCGCCGGAAATGGACGCGAAACCGCGATCGCGACCTTGTATCGCCTTTACCAGGAGCGGATGAGCGCCATAAACGCCATGGACTTCGCCGATCTCCAGATGCAGGTCTGGATGCTGTTCGAGCAGGATCGCGAGGTTCTCGCCCGCTGGCAATCGCACGCAGACCATCTGCTGGTCGACGAATATCAAGACACCAATCACGTTCAATACCTGCTGGTTCGTGCACTATCCGCCGGCAGCGCCAATCTCTGCGTGGTCGGCGACGAGGATCAGTCGATCTACGGATGGCGCGGCGCTGACATCCGCAACATCCTGGCGTTCGAAAACGATTTTCCCGATGCGACAATATTCAAGCTTGAGCAGAACTACCGTTCCACCAAGGTCATTCTCGCTGCCGCCGGAGGTGTGATTCGCAACAACACCGAACGCAAGGAGAAAACCCTCTGGACCGAGAACGAGACCGGCGAACCAGTCGTGTATTACACCGGGACGACGGAACGTGACGAAGCCGACTTTATCGCGCGCGAAGTCGCTCGGCTGGTTGCCTCGGGCGCCTTCCAGCCCGCCGATTTCGTAGTTTTCTACCGCGTCAATGCGCAGTCGCGCGTGATCGAAGAGGCACTCGTGCGACGCCGCGTTCCCTACTACGTGGTGGGTGGCGTCCGATTCTACGAGCAGCGCGACGTTAAAGACATGCTCGCATACCTGCGGGTGCTCGCAAATCCGGCCGATTCGGTTAGCCTCGAACGGATGGCCGGGACACCACCGCGCGGGATTGGCGCCAAAACCCTGGAAGTGGTCGGAGAGATCGCCGCACGCGAGCGCATCCCGTCGTTCGAGGCGCTAGGCCGGCTGGAAACCGAATCCAGGGTAGCCCTGCGAATCGCCAAAACCGCAGGCGCGCTCTATGGGTGGATGCGCGAACTGTCGGCCAATGCTGCAACCATGCCGATGCAAGAGATCATCAGTACCATCGTCAGCTACTCAGGCTTCGAGGCCTACCTCGAAAGCCTTCCCGATGCGACGGCCCGCAAACAGAACCTTGCCGAAATGCTCGCTGCGGCCGCCGCCTTCGATGCAGAAGGAGAACCAGGACGGCTCGCCGACTTTCTGGACCGAGTCGCACTGGTCAGCGATGCCGACCAGGTAGCCAACGAAGGAGGCCGCGCCGCGCTCATGACCCTGCATACCTCCAAAGGGCTGGAATACCCCGTGGTCTTCATCGCCGGGATGGAGGAGGGGTTGTTCCCGCACAACCGCTCGCAAGACAGCAGCGACGAAATCGAGGAGGAAAGGCGTCTGTGCTATGTCGGCATGACCCGCGCCCGCCGCCTCCTCTATCTTTCGAACACGTTCTCGCGCGAACTGTATGGGGTGCGACAGGAGTCGCGGCCCTCCAGATTTCTCGGCGAAATTGATGGCGGCCTGCTTCGCCGAATCGCGCCCGAGGGGCCGCGCACCAGCTCGCGCGAAGGCGCAGCGCGCGAGCCATACGTCGACTACAGCGATGGACAACTTGAGGGTGGTGAAGAACCCCATGAGGTGGTGGCAGTCGGCGCGCGGGTGGTGCACTCCACCTTTGGCCGCGGGATCGTCCGCCGACGCGAGGGACGCGGCGATGCCGCTAAGGCCTGGGTCGATTTCGATCGCGCTGGCCTGAAGTTACTTGTGCTAAGATTCGCGAATCTGAAGCCGATTGCCGACTAGGCGGGCATGGCCTACAATTTGGCTGCAAAGTCGTTTGGTTCAGTTGGCGGGCGCGAGCGGATCTGCGACAGGAAATGACCTTATTCGGCTTGAAGTACTCACCCTACCGCGTTTTCAGATGGTCAATTGCGGCGCTTGTGCTCGTCGCCGCGCTGTGGGCGCTGCCCCGCATCGCGCTGGGATGGAGTGACGATCAGTTCAACAAGCGGCCTCTGTACGCGTACCCACTTCCCCAGGGCCGCGACAACATCATTGGCAACCTGGTCACCTATCGGCTGGAAAAGGGCGACACACTTCTGGATGTCGGAAGATGGTTCGGCGTGACCGCGCCGGAGATCTCCAACGCCAATGGACACATCGATTGGTGGTCGCCGCCGGCCGGCAGAGACATCACGCTCCCGGACGAGTTTATTTTGCCCGACACTCCCCATGTCGGGATCATCCTCAACATCCCGGAGATGCGGATCTATTACTACTATCCGTCCCCCACTGGACCGGTCCTTGGCAAGGGCAAGGTGACCAAAGCCTCGATGTCGATTAAATCGAGCGTACGTCCGGACGTGGTCTACACTTTCCCCGTTGGTCTCGGTCGTTACGACTGGAAGACACCGGTGGGCGCCTTCACGGTCAAAGGGAAGACCAAGAACCCCACCTGGGTGGTCCCCCTCGACATATACCAGGAGCACCTGGAGCGCGATGGCGAGGCCGACCATATGATTCCTGGCGGCGATCCGGACAATCCGCTTGGCCTCTATCGACTCGAATTGACACTCCCGGAATACGCCCTGCACGGCACTAACGTTCCGTGGGGTGTCGGGATGGAAGTAAGCCACGGATGCGTGCGCCTGTATCCGGAAGACATCGATCGGCTGTTTCACAAGGTGAAAGTCGGGACCCCGGGCGAATTCGTATATCAGCCGATCAAATTTGGATGGCGCGGAGAGGCGCTCTACGTCGAGGTGCATGACGACCTCTACGGGCGCTTCCCGGGTGCCTGGGCTCATGCGCTCGAGGAAGTAAGGCAACGCGGTCTCGAAGACCAGGTGGATATGACCAAGCTCCAGAAAGCGGTCGAGCAGAAAACTGGCATTCCTACTTACATAATGCCGGGGCCGCTTCCGGACGGGACCGCCGGGTAGTTTGAGGCCCAGCTCGACGAGCTTGCGGCAGACCCACCTTGCCCGGGTTTTGACCTATCCTTATACTCGCCAAAGTCGCCCTTTACCGTGCTGGAGCGGTTCTAACGGGCGGCTCGAACACGGCAACTTCGTGTGGATGAGCGCTCGCTGACGCTCGCCCCTAAAAGCACCGCATGCGCCAGATACCATTCCATCGTCCCTCGATGGGCCCCGAAGAGGAACGTGAAGTCATCGAGACCTTGCGTTCCGGCTGGATCACCACTGGACCCAAGGCAAAGCAGTTCGAAAAAGAATTTGCCAAGTACGTCGGCGCCCGCAACGCGCTCGCCGTCGCGCACTGTACCGGAGCACTCCACCTGTCGCTTTGGGCGCTCGGCTTGGGGCCAGGCGATGAGGTCATAACCACCCCGTTCACCTTCACCGCGACCGCGGAGGTCATGGGCTACCTTGGTATCAAGCCGGTGTTTGTCGACGTTGACCCGGGAACCTTCAACCTCAGTCCCGCGCGTGTGGAGGAAGCCCTCGAGGGAGGACGTCATCGGCGCGTGCGCGCCCTCCTCCCGGTTCACTTCGCCGGCCATCCCTGCGATATGGATCGGCTTCTTGCCATCGCGCGGCAGTACGAGCTGAAGATAGTTGAAGATGCAGCTCACGCGGCGGGTGCAGCACGCTACCTCGACGGTCGCGGGATGACCCGAATCGGAACGGTTGGCGACCTCACTTGCTTCAGCTTCTACGCGACCAAGAATTTTACTTCGGCGGAAGGTGGTATGATTACCACCGCCGACGACACCCTGGCCGAAAAAATCGCCGTGGCGAGCCTCCACGGGATGAACAAGGATGCGTGGAAACGCTACGACACCACCGGCTCGTGGTTCTACGAAATTCACGATCTCGGTTTCAAGTACAACCTCTCGGATGTTCACGCCGCGATCGGGCTTGCGCAGCTTAGGCGCGCTGACCAACTGATGCACCGCCGCGGCGAAATCGCCAAACACTACAGTGATGCGTTTCGCGACTGCGACGCCTTTCAGGTTCCCTACGCTGAATCCGGTTTAGAACACCCGTGGCACCTGTATGTGCTCCGCATGAAGCCGGACCTGCTGCGCATCGGGCGGGGCCAGTTCGTAGAGCTGTTGCGCGAGCGCGGGGTGGGAACTTCAGTACACTGCATTCCGCTGCACACCATGCACTACTATCAGCGAGCGTACGGCTATCGTAACGGCGATTTCCCGGTCGCCGAGGATATTTACAACCGGTGTTTCTCTCTGCCGATCTACGCCTCGATGAGTGACGAAGACGTGGCGTACGTGATCGAGATGGTACTTTCGATCGCCGGCGAAAACCGGCGCTGAAGGAGAAGAGCGTGCGAGTATTGGTAACCGGAGGCGCAGGATTCCTCGGCTCCCATTTGTGCGACCGGCTGCTGCGCGACGGGCATGAAGTAGTCAGTCTCGACAACTATTTTAGCGGCAAGCGCGCCAACGTCATGCACCTGCGCGATCACCCCAACTTCGAGTTGGTGCGTCACGACATCGTCGAGCCCATCCTGCTCGAAGTCGATCGCATTTTTCATCTTGCCTGTCCCGCGTCGCCCGTCCACTACCAGTACAACCCGGTCAAGACGATAAAGACCAGCGTCATGGGCACCATCAACATGCTCGGCATGGCAAAACGCGTGCACGCGCGAATCTTGCTCGCTTCCACCAGCGAGGTCTACGGCGATCCGGAACAGCACCCCCAGACCGAGGCGTACTGGGGACATGTAAACCCGATCGGCGTACGCGCCTGCTACGACGAAGGCAAGCGCGTCGCTGAAGCTCTGATGATGGACTATCACCGGCAGAA
This region of Candidatus Binataceae bacterium genomic DNA includes:
- a CDS encoding DegT/DnrJ/EryC1/StrS aminotransferase family protein, coding for MRQIPFHRPSMGPEEEREVIETLRSGWITTGPKAKQFEKEFAKYVGARNALAVAHCTGALHLSLWALGLGPGDEVITTPFTFTATAEVMGYLGIKPVFVDVDPGTFNLSPARVEEALEGGRHRRVRALLPVHFAGHPCDMDRLLAIARQYELKIVEDAAHAAGAARYLDGRGMTRIGTVGDLTCFSFYATKNFTSAEGGMITTADDTLAEKIAVASLHGMNKDAWKRYDTTGSWFYEIHDLGFKYNLSDVHAAIGLAQLRRADQLMHRRGEIAKHYSDAFRDCDAFQVPYAESGLEHPWHLYVLRMKPDLLRIGRGQFVELLRERGVGTSVHCIPLHTMHYYQRAYGYRNGDFPVAEDIYNRCFSLPIYASMSDEDVAYVIEMVLSIAGENRR
- a CDS encoding L,D-transpeptidase family protein, whose protein sequence is MTLFGLKYSPYRVFRWSIAALVLVAALWALPRIALGWSDDQFNKRPLYAYPLPQGRDNIIGNLVTYRLEKGDTLLDVGRWFGVTAPEISNANGHIDWWSPPAGRDITLPDEFILPDTPHVGIILNIPEMRIYYYYPSPTGPVLGKGKVTKASMSIKSSVRPDVVYTFPVGLGRYDWKTPVGAFTVKGKTKNPTWVVPLDIYQEHLERDGEADHMIPGGDPDNPLGLYRLELTLPEYALHGTNVPWGVGMEVSHGCVRLYPEDIDRLFHKVKVGTPGEFVYQPIKFGWRGEALYVEVHDDLYGRFPGAWAHALEEVRQRGLEDQVDMTKLQKAVEQKTGIPTYIMPGPLPDGTAG
- a CDS encoding UDP-glucuronic acid decarboxylase family protein, which encodes MRVLVTGGAGFLGSHLCDRLLRDGHEVVSLDNYFSGKRANVMHLRDHPNFELVRHDIVEPILLEVDRIFHLACPASPVHYQYNPVKTIKTSVMGTINMLGMAKRVHARILLASTSEVYGDPEQHPQTEAYWGHVNPIGVRACYDEGKRVAEALMMDYHRQNKIDIRIVRIFNTYGPRMAIDDGRVVSSFCAAAIRGQELEVYGDGRQTRSFAYVDDTVEALVRMMEQEEQIGPVNIGNPDEVTILELASLAIELAGSSSKLKILPARPDDPVRRKPDISLARKLLTWEPRVPLNSGLRKTLDHMRTELGMIAT